From one Gossypium hirsutum isolate 1008001.06 chromosome D08, Gossypium_hirsutum_v2.1, whole genome shotgun sequence genomic stretch:
- the LOC107909106 gene encoding protein KRI1 homolog, with amino-acid sequence MGMKLFIDDVGPENDDISKIEINKEYARRFEHNKKREDLQRYEELKKKGHVEESDEESSDDDDDDDDEVDFTDQIAKDEDFFKALLRVRSRDPKLKEKDVKLFESDDDYESGKSDQEESEQGKRKDKKSMYLKDVVAKHLIEEGPDFDEQDASVKLKKKVKTYDEEQEEIKKALLDATEEIENEDDGDFLRVKEKKGKDDVGKEGLNHGEFSKKLEEYFGEDAEIDENSKFLKEFFKNKMWIDKERKGGDLEIDNDVVDEVLRDEEEIERQEGYEMEYNFRHEENAEDRVIGYSRKVEGTVRKKESKRKAQRERKEERMRVEEMERKEELKHLKNLKKEEIKERMKKVMEISGINKEDCPFSAKDLEEEFDPDEYDKMMKAVFDEKYYDDEDAELNSDSERIEKPDFDKEDELLGLPKGWDVLESHDGFLAARERNKNKLQSSGDNDSGEEEEEKGEDDVEDEDEDEDENEDVGDDEGKEHESEDNEEDDEESKEEETEEGKRKRKRKMSVVQKALNEMWEEFYNLDYEDTIGDLKTRFKYVKIKPNRFGLKPSELLALDEKELNQYVSLKKLAPYTDKEWKVPNSKRYQQKLRIKELLKEKQRHQKVSKKRSRDTAEQSKEDESTKLEDSESSKQGKKKHRQATNISESRRKAYGMISSNPKKNKHKH; translated from the exons ATGGGTATGAAACTATTCATCGACGATGTTGGTCCCGAAAACGACGACATATCGAAGATTGAAATCAACAAAGAGTATGCTCGAAGATTCGAGCACAACAAGAAGCGGGAGGATCTACAGAGGTACGAGGAGCTCAAGAAGAAAGGTCACGTTGAAGAATCTGATGAAGAATCTTCTGATGATGACGACGACGACGATGATGAAGTAGACTTTACTGACCAAATTGCGAAAGATGAAGATTTCTTTAAAGCTCTACTTCGG GTGAGAAGCCGTGACCCGAAATTGAAGGAAAAAGATGTGAAGCTTTTTGAGTCTGATGATGATTATGAAAGTGGCAAATCAGACCAAGAAGAAAGCGAGCAGGGAAAAAGGAAAGATAAGAAGTCAATGTATTTAAAGGATGTGGTTGCAAAGCACTTGATTGAAGAAGGGCCTGATTTCGATGAACAGGATGCTTCTGTTAAGCTGAAGAAGAAGGTAAAGACTTATGATGAAGAACAAGAAGAGATAAAGAAGGCTCTTTTGGATGCAACTGAAGAAATTGAAAACGAGGATGATGGAGATTTCTTGAGAGTAAAGGAAAAAAAGGGTAAGGATGATGTGGGAAAAGAAGGCTTAAACCATGGTGAATTTTCTAAGAAGTTGGAAGAATATTTTGGGGAAGATGCTGAAATCGATGAGAACTCGAAGTTCTTGAAGGAGTTTTTTAAGAACAAGATGTGGATTGATAAGGAGAGGAAAGGTGGGGATCTTGAGATTGATAACGATGTAGTGGATGAGGTGTTGAGGGATGAAGAGGAGATTGAGAGACAGGAGGGGTACGAGATGGAGTATAACTTTAGGCACGAGGAGAATGCGGAGGATAGAGTGATAGGGTATTCTCGGAAAGTAGAGGGGACAGTGAGGAAGAAGGAGAGTAAGAGGAAGGCGCAAAGAGAAAGGAAGGAGGAGAGAATGAGGGTtgaggaaatggaaaggaaggaGGAGTTGAAGCATTTGAAGAATCTGAAGAAGGAAGAAATTAAGGAGAGAATGAAGAAGGTTATGGAGATTTCAGGGATTAACAAAGAGGATTGTCCGTTTAGTGCAAAGGATTTGGAGGAGGAATTTGATCCTGATGAGTATGATAAGATGATGAAGGCCGTATTTGATGAGAAGTATTATGATGACGAAGATGCTGAGTTAAATAGTGATAGCGAAAGAATCGAAAAACCAGACTTCGATAAGGAGGATGAGTTGCTTGGACTTCCTAAAGGATGGGATGTGCTAGAGTCTCATGATGGTTTCTTGGCTGCAAGGGAGAGGAATAAGAACAAGTTACAGAGTAGCGGCGATAATGATtcaggagaagaagaagaagaaaaaggagaggatgatgttgaagatgaagatgaagatgaagatgaaaatGAAGATGTTGGTGATGACGAGGGCAAAGAACACGAAAGTGAAgataatgaagaagatgacgaggAAAGCAAGGAAGAGGAGACTGAGGAAGGTAAGCGGAAGAGGAAGCGTAAAATGTCCGTCGTTCAGAAAGCTTTAAATGAAATGTGGGAGGAATTTTATAATTTGGACTATGAGGATACAATCGGAGACTTGAAAACAAGATTTAAATATGTCAAGATCAAACCTAATAGATTCGGGTTGAAGCCAAGTGAGCTACTGGCTTTGGATGAGAAAGAATTGAATCAATACGTTTCTTTAAAGAAGCTCGCACCATATACGGATAAGGAATGGAAGGTACCCAATAGTAAGAGGTACCAGCAGAAATTGAGGATTAAGGAACTTCTCAAGGAGAAGCAAAGACATCAAAAGGTCAGTAAGAAAAGGTCAAGAGACACTGCCGAGCAATCAAAAGAAGATGAGAGCACAAAATTGGAGGATTCAGAGTCATCAAAACAGGGCAAGAAAAAGCATCGTCAAGCAACCAACATATCGGAGTCGAGGCGCAAAGCATACGGAATGATCTCTTCTAATCCAAAAAAGAACAAACACAAGCATTGA
- the LOC107909107 gene encoding iron-sulfur cluster assembly protein 1: MLRLASKRLLGLTSREIPSRSVQILPRLYHENVIEHYNNPRNVGSFDKNDPNVGTGLVGAPACGDVMKLQIKIDEESGKIVDACFKTFGCGSAIASSSVATEWVKGKSMDEVLTIKNTEIAKHLSLPPVKLHCSMLAEDAIKAAVKDMELKRAKLKGNSSADAANAPIEKAADA, from the exons ATGTTGAGGCTGGCGTCGAAACGGTTGCTTGGGCTAACGTCAAGGGAGATCCCGTCACGGTCCGTTCAGATTCTGCCACGTCTTTACCACGAAAACGTCATCGAACACTACAACAATCCCCGTAACGTCGGTTCCTTCGATAAGAACGATCCGAACGTCGGCACCGGTTTGGTCGGAGCTCCTGCTTGTGGCGATGTTATGAAGCTTCAAATCAAAATCGACGAGGAATCGGGGAAGATTGTTGATGCTTGCTTTAAAACATTCGGTTGTGGATCGGCGATTGCGTCTTCTTCTGTTG CTACTGAATGGGTGAAGGGGAAAAGCATGGACGAGGTTCTTACCATTAAAAACAC GGAGATTGCGAAACATCTATCACTTCCACCGGTTAAGCTGCATTGCAGTATGCTTGCAGAAGATGCTATAAAGGCGGCCGTAAAAGACATGGAACTTAAACGTGCCAAGTTGAAGGGCAATTCAAGTGCTGATGCTGCTAATGCACCCATCGAGAAGGCTGCTGATGCCTGA
- the LOC107909108 gene encoding AP2-like ethylene-responsive transcription factor BBM, with translation MASMNNWLAFSLSPQEPVDHHHQSQTTVSRLGFNSDGISGTDVSGECFDLAGDSSVPSLNLPPPFGILEAFHRNSNQPQDWNMKGSELSMVMGGSSCNTQEPKLENFLGNHGCHTMYDTTTGQYSLYTTTTARTTNGGGDEDNSTNNNTNLTHGASNSNTNSGNSIGLSMIKTWLRNQPAPPQVETKNNGGGGSGGGGASQSLSLSMSTGGGGGGSGGESSSSDNKKTPPQPPSTGVEITQTGTNEAVARKSIDTFGQRTSIYRGVTRHRWTGRYEAHLWDNSCRREGQSRKGRQVYLGGYDKEEKAARAYDLAALKYWGTTTTTNFPISNYEKELEEMKHMTRQEYVASLRRKSSGFSRGASMYRGVTRHHQHGRWQARIGRVAGNKDLYLGTFSTQEEAAEAYDIAAIKFRGLNAVTNFDMSRYDVKSILESSQLPIGGTAKRLKDVEQAEMAMDMVHRSDGDNINTHLPGGINTYGTSGWPTIAYQQAQPFSMHYPYGQRIWCKQEQDSDPDHAFHDLHQLQLGSTHNFFQPSVLHNLMAMESSSMEHSSGSNTNSVIYNNTVSDGAGYGGYAIPLGTVIPTDTNQNQSNDFGDNSNNEVKALGYENVYTSSTDPYHSRNMYYLSQQSSSSTSQASPCNNWVPTAVPTIAQRSSNMAVCHGAPTFTVWNDT, from the exons ATGGCTTCCATGAACAACTGGTTAGCCTTTTCTTTATCACCACAAGAACCTGTtgatcatcatcatcaatctcaAACCACAGTTTCCCGTCTCGGTTTCAACTCTGATGGTATCTCCGGTACCGATGTCTCAGGCGAATGCTTCGATCTCGCTGGAGACTCATCGGTTCCTTCTCTTAATCTACCTCCACCTTTTGGCATACTTGAAGCTTTCCATAGAAACAGTAATCAACCCCAAG ATTGGAACATGAAAGGCTCAGAGCTTTCAATGGTGATGGGTGGTAGTTCATGCAATACCCAAGAACCAAAGCTTGAAAACTTCCTTGGAAACCATGGCTGCCACACCATGTACGATACAACCACCGGCCAATACTCTCTTTACACCACCACTACCGCAAGAACAACCAATGGAGGAGGTGATGAGGATAACAGTACAAACAACAACACTAACCTTACTCACGGAGCCAGTAATAGTAATACCAATAGCGGCAACTCCATAGGTTTATCCATGATCAAAACCTGGTTAAGAAACCAACCTGCACCACCACAagtcgagactaaaaacaacggTGGTGGAGGCAGCGGCGGAGGTGGCGCATCGCAGTCTTTGTCTCTTTCGATGAGCACTGGTGGCGGCGGCGGTGGAAGCGGTGGAGAGAGTTCTTCCTCCGACAACAAGAAAACACCACCACAACCACCGTCAACAGGTGTAGAAATCACCCAAACCGGCACCAATGAAGCGGTGGCAAGGAAATCTATCGACACTTTTGGCCAAAGAACTTCCATATACCGTGGTGTAACCAg ACATAGATGGACAGGTAGATATGAAGCTCATTTATGGGATAATAGTTGCAGAAGAGAAGGACAAAGTCGTAAAGGAAGACAAG TTTATTTGG gaGGGTATGACAAAGAAGAAAAAGCAGCTAGGGCTTATGATTTAGCAGCTTTGAAGTATTGGGGTACTACTACAACAACTAATTTTCct ATTAGCAACTACGAAAAAGAGTTGGAAGAGATGAAGCACATGACAAGGCAGGAGTATGTTGCTTCACTGCGAAG AAAGAGTAGTGGATTTTCTCGAGGAGCTTCCATGTATAGAGGTGTTACAAG GCACCATCAACATGGAAGATGGCAAGCTAGGATTGGAAGAGTTGCTGGAAATAAAGATCTTTACTTGGGAACTTTCA gTACACAAGAAGAGGCAGCAGAAGCCTATGACATTGCAGCCATAAAATTTCGAGGACTGAATGCGGTAACCAACTTCGATATGAGTCGATATGACGTCAAGAGCATACTAGAAAGCAGTCAATTACCGATCGGTGGCACTGCCAAACGATTGAAAGACGTTGAGCAAGCGGAAATGGCTATGGATATGGTACATAGGTCGGACGGTGACAACATTAATACGCATTTACCCGGCGGAATCAACACTTACGGTACATCAGGATGGCCTACCATAGCATATCAACAAGCTCAACCTTTCAGCATGCATTACCCTTACGGACAACGAATTTGGTGCAAACAAGAACAAGATTCCGACCCCGATCACGCCTTCCACGATCTCCATCAACTCCAACTAGGAAGCACCCACAATTTCTTCCAACCATCCGTGTTACACAACCTAATGGCCATGGAATCTTCCTCAATGGAACATAGCTCCGGCTCTAATACCAACTCGGTCATCTACAACAACACCGTAAGCGACGGTGCCGGGTACGGAGGATACGCTATCCCTTTAGGAACAGTCATTCCTACTGATACCAACCAAAACCAAAGCAACGATTTCGGAGACAACAGCAACAACGAAGTGAAAGCACTCGGGTACGAAAATGTGTACACATCATCGACTGATCCATATCATTCAAGGAACATGTACTACCTTTCGcaacaatcatcatcatcgacAAGTCAAGCCTCACCATGCAACAATTGGGTGCCCACGGCAGTTCCCACCATTGCACAAAGGTCAAGCAATATGGCTGTATGCCATGGTGCCCCAACATTCACAGTATGGAATGATACATAA